From Dreissena polymorpha isolate Duluth1 chromosome 15, UMN_Dpol_1.0, whole genome shotgun sequence, a single genomic window includes:
- the LOC127860486 gene encoding uncharacterized protein LOC127860486 — protein sequence MGKVAQDKQKPLTNSKAQRLTRARIAASNVPVKSQEIAKTIKTDTKPSKTKMKQVNHAHSKKSPNASLVTKSENNDIGIKDDIAVSVVSKKTKYSNTTVESSDDSNGPPAKKPKYQYVDAVEKLENSTSAFVPKKLVLVVGNLPEEVTKEQLMEHFKRTGGVKSVKIPKQKGSDLGKGLAYVEFKSTISHRLGVRLHNTTLAGKKICVDFAPDGKLTERKLTETIQQKEEKKEIKMPFDT from the exons ATGGGAAAAGTTGCTCAGGACAAACAGAAACCTCTCACAAATAGTAAAGCACAAAGACTAACAAGAG CCCGTATAGCTGCAAGCAATGTGCCAGTCAAATCACAGGAGATTGCCAAAACAATCAAAACAGACACCAAGCCATCCAAGACAAAAATGAAACAAGTAAATCATGCACATTCCAAAAAATCACCCAATGCTTCCTTAGTGACTAAGTCTGAAAACAATGACATTGGTATTAAAGATGACATTGCTGTGAGTGTTGTTagtaagaaaacaaaatattccaATACAACAGTTGAGAGCTCAGACGATTCTAACGGACCGCCAGCCAAAAAGCCCAAATATCAGTATGTGGATGCTGTGGAAAAACTAGAGAACAGTACCAGTGCTTTTGTTCCAAAGAAACTTGTGCTTGTTGTTGGAAATTTACCAGAAGAGGTTACTAAAGAACAATTGATGGAGCATTTCAAAAGAACAG gtgGAGTGAAGTCAGTAAAAATCCCCAAACAGAAAGGGTCAGACCTTGGAAAAGGCCTTGCCTACGTGGAGTTTAAAAGCACCATCAGTCATAGG CTTGGAGTTAGGCTACACAACACTACACTTGCCGGCAAAAAAATCTGTGTGGACTTTGCACCGGATGGGAAGCTGACAGAGCGGAAGTTGACAGAGACCATTCAACAAAAGGAGGAGAAAAAGGAAATAAAGATGCCTTTTGACACTTGA